The genomic stretch TGCAGAGCGCATTTCTGTTATCAGGGATTCACCCACAGGCACCCACGTTATACCTGGTATTAGAGATGGAGAGATTTTTGggtcagttctctctctctctctctctctctctctctctctctctctctctctctctctctcacacacacacacacacacacacacacacacacacacacacacacacgcacatgcacacgctCACGCACATCTCTGGGACCTCGTACCTTTGTTTTTAGAAATGAAACCCCACACGTACCTCAAGATTATACTCCGTCACTAAATCCATAGTGAAAGTTTTAATTAATCTTGTAAGTTCCAGTTTATTCAGTTTGCCATCTGTGGGTACTTCGTTATGGACAGACTTCCCCTTGAGCACAAGACAGATGAGATTTAACACTCAAGTAGATCGTGTAGATCAAGTAGATCAAGTAGATcaagttgaaagaaagaaagaaagaaagaaagaaagaaagaaagaaagaaagaaagaaagaaagaaagaaagaaagaaagaaagaaagaaagaaagaaagagaaaagcagcTGCAACATTTTCTTACAGCTCAAAATATTGCCAAGGTCTCCCCAAATATACCACTTTCCAATTGTGTATATTGTCCTGATCTATACTGCAACACTCTTGCAAAGTaaatattatccccattttgcagatggtgaAGACTGAGAGGCAGTCTACATGACGAGAGCACAACGGAGGAGTGATACAAAAGCTGGagaatttgcagctcagtctctcaggctgcaattctaaccacactttcctgagagtaagccccattgaaccaaataggatttgcttctgagtagacctggttaggcttgtgcacTCAGCTGTTAGGTGACACCAGCTCTTCtcctaagaaaagccctgctggatcatgtaCTCAGCGGGGTTTGCTCCCAAGCGGATTGCTCTAGAAGTACATTTATGGTTGTGATCCTAAACAGGTGGACTCCACTACGCCGGGATGGTGTATTGGTTTGGGAGCTAGGCATAGCCCTGGAaggtccaagttcaaatccctgctcaaccatgaagctttctgggtgaccttgggctagtcactttctctctctctctctcagcctcacctacttcagtTGTGtgaaggacaaaaagaggggaggaacaatgtacaccaccACGGGCTCCTTGGAAAGTGTCATAAAATTAATGATAAATAATAATCAGAAGTCAGTCTCTATgctttcagtgggacatactcccaggtaggcatgcatagggcaGCCTTTCACCAACTCATACTATTGGTCCATGAATTGTCAACGCTGGTTCCCAACAGGTATTTTCTAGGCCTACATGGTGATGCTGCCAGGGCTTGAACATAAGATgttctccatgcaaagcaggtgctctggcACTGAGCCATAGCTGCTCTTTGAAATTATTAggaattgaggctgcaatcctatgcacaattccttgggagtaagcccactgaacagaatggaactcacttttgagtagacacgtataggattgcactgtatgtctCACTGATTTCACTTCGCAAGAAACATTCAGAGCCTCCAGTTTCAAAACTTTGCTGTGAATTATGAAAGCCAGTTACGTTCTGGTTTGTCTCCTGCAGGGGCCCACCCCAACCATGTCACGCTTTTGTCCCCTGGATGAACATGTCCCTACCTTTTGGAAAACAACCACCACGTCTTCTCGGACCCCAAAGTGAGCAAACACCTCTCCGCTGGCTGTCAGCCCAAAAGGAAGTTCTGGGACATCCCTTGCTGAATCACTGAAgacttccactgcttctccttgaaGACTCTGATTGTAATGGGGGGGGGCGACACAAGTATTTAGGCCGTAGAGGAAGGTGTGGGTTTTTCACATTTTCAGACCGAACACTGCATGAGCCAAGAAGCGTCCATGCGTCAAGACTCATTGCGATGCGGCGGCGTCCTTTAATTCCACAAGAGCTTACCTTAAAAAAGCCAATCACTGCCAAATCCTCCGGATCGAGGAATGCTTTGGCCTGCTCTGTGCTATTAAGGAGTACAGTGCTGGGCCCGATTTGTCTTCGTACCCAAGTGATGAAACCAGAGGCCTCTCTCACTCCTGCCAAAAGAGAGAAGGATATATAGGAGCATGAGGACAAATGAGACACAGAAAGCTGTGATCTGCAGGATCAAAAAGAAACAGGACAACGGAGACTaagaggaagggcagaggagaagaaagtggtgggctagagtggtaTAGAGTCAAGCTATGCCAGAATGGAAAGGTAGAGTGGTCCCTATCGTATTCAGATTTTCTCCTTAAtatatagaaatgggctatgccagaatgccagatgcaagggagggcaccagaatgagtgccctcttgttatctggtgtgctccctggggcatttggtgagccgctgtgagatgcaggaagctggactagttatGTGCCACGGctttactggttacaagccatgatgtgtatgtgcatcctcctgattttagaaatgggctatgtcagaatgccagatgcaagggagggcaccaggatgcaggtcttttgttatctggtgtgctccctggggcatttggtgggccgctgtgagatacaggaagctggactagatgggcctatggcctgatccagtggggctgttcttatgttcttaactacaattcccaggaagccttgcaggtctcttgttatctggtgtgctccctggggcatttggtgggctgctgtgagatacaggaagctggactaggtgggcctatggcctgatccagtggggctgttcttatgttcttatgttaatccaGCGCCAATGAAGTGAGGTACAGTGGTGGGCTCTCGCTGTCCATGGGAGATCCGTCCAggactccccatggataccaaattccattgataatgaaatccatgggcaACCAAAAGTGCCCTTTGGAAGTGTCTGGAAGGATTTCTGAGGCATGGatcctctgaagccctccagccacagatttggcatccacagatattcaaatctgtggatgacaAGCCCACAGATATAAAGGGTCCACTGTAAGGACCCAGAGTGATCTATTCCCCAAATGGTTGCCAAAACGAGGGGCAGATTTGTGGGGCGGAATGCTTTCCACAAaaggcatcccccccccacacacacacagacaaaacgCGCTTGTCTTTATTCAGTCTTCTTTCACGGGCTTCTCTTGAAATAAGTCCACGGCATGAGCTCCCTCTTGTGAGTAAACAGCCAACAGCACCATGGATGTCTTTGACTAGAATATCTGTTagcctgcacatgctggatctcgtctgatctcagaagctaagcagggtcaggcctggttagtacttggatgggagaccgcctgggaataccgggtgctgtaggcttataccatagtctttcgagactgaaggttgccaaccatcatttaggaagcagtggcgtcacaagggtttgcctcacctggcgcgggaggccagtgcatcacccccccacgatggacctcctcccatatagtggacctcctcccatgatgctccgttgccccaccccctgctggtttttgggctataacttttgttagaacagagatatttcaacacagtgtgttccattgcattctgcatgaaaatacgcatcaaatcatggtattatttgaaaataccaaggtttattaattttggccagtaatgttgtaaccccccatgcacatcactcaGCAcactgctagctatgccactggcaggaaGTCGCCTTCTATAGAGTCTGGCCATTGGTCTTTCCAGTTCAGTGTTATCAGCACTGATTGGTAGTGACTCTCCAGGCTTCAAGACCAGGACTATCGCACACCTACCTGGACCCACCAGGAACTGAACTCAGAACTTCTGAATGCAAAATAATGAACCACTCCTCTCACTTACCTttgcagtcaatggggttttTCCTCTTGCCATCCACAAAAAACTTAAGCGTAGGATACTCCTGGATGTCAAATTCTTTTTTCAAATCTTTCTGTTCGGTCACGTCCACTTTGCCGAGTCGGATGTCCACAGCTTCTTTTTTCAGCTGTTCGGCTGCCTTAGCAAATTCTACAGCCAGGGTCTGGGAGGGCCCCGATAAAGAGATAtctacaatgggggggggggggcagagaggacaCAAATATTTATCTAGCCATCTATGGGATGTTTTGGGTGGGATGTCACCATCCAAGCTTGTGCTCTCTTTAACACGCTGCTTAACTTTTGAAGTTTTTTCTAGAAGATACCAGTTTATGTAAAGGAGGCCAAACCCAGCACGGCTGCTCCCTTTCATTAGGCTTGATAAATGGGTGGAAGAGTTTAATCTTTTTGTCTTGACTTGCTGATTAGTTTCAAACCTGGGAAACATTCATTTTCATCATAATTATCAGGAGCCCTCCATTAATCTTCTTCTAGCCTGGAGAAGGGAAGGCTATGAGGGGAtgtgatagcgctcttcaaatacccaAAGGGCGGTCAGATAGAAGAAGGAATAAATTTTGTTTCTCAACCacctctgagagcagaactagctccagtgggtacaaactacaAGACGGTttctggctggacatcaggaagaaattcttaacggTCAgcagtggttcagcagtggaacggATTGCCTAGGGAGCTGGtggcttctccctcactggagatctccaAGCAGGGACTCGGCAGACACTTGCTGAAGATACTCTAGGAGGATCTGCTGctccaggcaaggggttggactagatgactgtcctgtcccaatttgtcctatcctgccgaccacgccaatttgtcccgtccaaatagcccaactcccttctaatgcccgctttttggctaattaacaccctctttatctctaggaacaacagctgtggtgtgcaaaggaatgaacacacaactccttatctatagcaactacccaaatttattgctatgaacacagacactccctgcaagtcctcttgtccagaggctttccctccccaaaactccacttaactcagtggttaaaggtccaaagcctccagtccaagtccaatccaatctccaaagcacagtccagtcttctcagtccagtcttcccagtagcagtccaatgcagcagagtgtgtgtccagcagagtctcagcagtcccttcctctatcttctccagaagagtgtctcctccagcagggtcctggcagtcctctcctctaggtgtcctccagcagagttctggcagtccccttctcccagtgtgagtccgtccgggtgtccctctgggtcagggtcgcgtctccctccgggtcagggtcctccctctggtcagcatcctgctcctggctgggtcagcgtcccgctctcttctgctccttctgaagctgccttttatcctgcaaccccttgttaagtccaaatgcagctcagctgtgagctacctccttagctcgggtcccatcaaggtcaaatgaagctcaggtgtccaaccaggtctccattggtcttgattgattacagctgtggagccagccctgcccttcccagagctgtcaaccagctgtcaaaacagggaatcgctgtcaacaccacatgatccacctgatgatcttctgatcttccattacaatgacCTTGTGGGTCACCTTCCAACTCTAGGCTCTTAGGATGATGATCTTAGGATCATAGGATCATGTGCTGGTAAACCTCACTTCCTTGCCCACATGCTCCCCAAGCCCAGGGTTCCATATCACAGGGAGGCTCGGTATCCATCAGCATGGACAAACTTGTGTGGGCCACAAGAGTCAGGGAGGGGGCACACCAGCATGggaccagtgctttccagcacactcatgctccctccccccccatcctgtgAACCTCTCCCCATGGTGCAGAATGCCTTGATGGAGCTTTTGCGTCCTCCTGATTGTTGAAATTCTCCTTGTGAAACTGAGATTCTGTGAATAGGGCTGAGCGAACCCCAAAGCACAAAGCAGGGAGAATTTGCTTCTGGACCACAGGAGGCTGCAATATACTGAGTCAGCTTTTTGGCTCAAGACGGTCTGCATGAGGTTGCCCACAATTTTTCCCCAGGGACCTCAAGCTGCCAAAGAAAGCGTGTGTACCTCTACCTAGCAAAGCCCTGTCTGCCTTCACAGTTCCAGTTCATTCACTAGCAGCCTGTGCAGAGAAGCCTAATGGGGACACGGACAAGAGCTCAAAGGTCAATCTCACTCCATGTTGTAACAGGACTTTGACCCTTCAAAGTCGGGCAGCTGGCACAGCTGGCCCCGACCTTCTGGGCAACGCTACCAGGAAAACTTTCGCTTGCGCTGAAACAAAAAAAGCATTGAACACAAGCAAGGATCAGTAGAACACAACACGGCATCTTTGGCAATCACCGGAGGAGAACAAGTCAGTCAGGTCTTCCCCTGACACCTAcccagtcccaaggtaaggacaaCAAAGCCTTAATCTTcggaggaagggctctgtggcacAATTGAAATTCTGTGCAGATACTCCCTGggaaatttggtgggccactgtgagatacaggaagctggactagatgggcctatggcagtggtattcaaactggggcatcgtgatgccccagcttgAGGGTCccggtccctttccccttaaggggcggggacagtcaggaggcaggaaaggaggcagcgcgcgatccccaggatcgcaccgctcaggggggctgcaggggcttggtgcacttgcccaagccccctgcagccctccgggggtgcggggaaccctgagTGACCTTCGGCacggctccccgggtcagggaaggtgacatcggagcgatcgcaccccgctccgctaaaccggaagcggagcgcaattgccccgctctcactttccctgacccgagcagccctgcaggtgcttgcgcccGGCTCCCCACATCcggggacagctgctgcagagactggagggtgcacccctgTCCCTCCAGCcgggtcaaaaggggaagtggggcgataGCACaacgcttccggtttagcggagcggggcgcgatcgctctgctgtcaccttccctgacccgaggagccctgccgaaggtcgtgcagggctcacCACATCCCTGGGGTGCTGCAGGGGGCTTAGGCAAGtacaccaagcccctgcagtccccctgagcggcgcaatcctggggatcgcaccgctgcctcccccctgcccccgcaaagacttactgcgggattcaaactccctgcgagtttgaaaaccacaggcctatggcctgatccagcagggctcttcttatgttcttgccctTAAAGAATGCAACTCAGGCAGACATTTGCTGAAATGGAGGAATGTGCTCTCGTCACAGTGCGCATAAAGGCAGTGCAGTAGGTGGAAAACAAGGCTCTCGCTTGGCCTCTGGGGGATCTTCCAAGCTCTCTCCCTGCCTGTTCAGCTTTCATGAAAAAGTACATCTCTAACCTTTTCACTTGGAGAGACTGCAGGGGAAGCCCAAAGGCCACATTTCTACAGCAGTTGTTCACTAGTATCGTCACATCAATCTATTCCCCACTGCTCCTGTAACCCCATGCATCAGCAGTTCTGGTTAGGTCTGGGTTGACCCATCGATGGGCCAAACATGGGCTTGAATTTGGGCGGCTTCCAGggtgaaagaaggggggggggaactgcctcttctattttgcatttgtgtGGTTCAGGAAGGGGAACTTTCTACAGTCCTGCCTGGCCGGTAGCGGCCAATTTCGTTTTCCCATCATGCTTAGgatgttgtgggggggggaaacagcggCCCCCACTGACGGCTGCCATTTTCTGCAGAGGGTAATGTGTTTTTCTACTATGCTCCTTAGAAGGGGGCTTTGTGGGGAGGTCAAAATGGGAACCTCCACTCAGGTGTTGTTGGGAAGAGCTCtggtaagccccccccccttcaaattgTACCAGACCCATAACCACCAGGGGCCACCAGGAGCAGCTATCAAGTTTGCTCTTTTGCCAAGTGTTGACCTCCCAAGCCTGTTCTCCCACCTGCCGGTGCTCATAGGTAAGTGTGGCAAATCCCTTCTTCATCTAATCAGAGAGAGGTGGAGCCTGTTCATGCCTGATCTCTGGAACCTCTCAAGAACACAGCCTCCAACACTGACATCCCTCTTCTCTGGCCGCTCAGACCTCTGTTTGGGCATAGGTGAGTCACTAGggtatgtcacctggtgcaagagtgCACTGCGTCAGCCCCATGATGAACCCCCTCCCATATCagaccatgttggcatccttcagtctcggaagactatggtgtcacgctctggttggtggttctggaacagagtgtcctctccagtgcgcaaagcctgggtaaagtaggtatggaggataggctgttacccatgcagcaaatcccccctctccacgtcgctgaaatggtccaatggaaaggcagaggccaatacggttggttccagcggcgtcgcaggagttgccagaacgtgactgtgttcagccatgaactgcctcagggactccggctccgaattttgcctcgaggttgactcctgaagccttttccctaactggacgtagccacaaggcagtggaggtttgaggtcagggtttccttctcttagatgagctgccttcccaggctgacgagtcccatctacccggtggctgtttagtcgcctcttacgacaagtacagccaaactgagggcctattcttatccccagcacccatatcagaccatacagaacaaATAACAATATcctatgcacaacctaaatgcaaaggcatcactagggttgaggTCACcccaattgattgattgattgattgattgattgattgattgattgattgatataacagtccaggtcacccaacaaatcaatcaccaacaaaaaacccagtggccagcttgatgacattcacacagctgaatcagagttctagtatgatacatggaaatgagagctggctcatactagcacctgattggttccctgccaAGCTCAGGCCTGTGCATTGAAGGTTGCTCCATGTGATAGTCCACACATGGTTGCGCacacttttttccccaacatggCTGAGCTGTGCACATAGAAAACCTGTCACGCTCAACAGGTGGCATTCAAAAGAGGTCCCTTATATGGAGAATTCAGAAAGATGGAACCCATTGGAAACTAGACACTAAGAgtccgatcctatgcatgtctactcagaagtaagtccaattatagtcaatgagccctactcccaggcaagtgtggataggattgtggcttaAATCCGCTAAACcggcaatcctaagcacatttagagcgcaagcctatccatgtctactcagaagtaaggctcattgtaatcaatggggcttactctcaggaaagtgtggataggatcgcagccttactTGGGAAGAAAGCCTTATTCCATTCCCAGCTCGGAATCTTAGATTGTTTATTTCAAGACAAGAAATACTCACAGAACTCCACCAACAGGTACTTGGTTTCATTCAAGGCCCGATCAAAGTTTCCCTTATTGAGGACTAGGACGTTGTCTTCCTCCTTGATTTTGGGCTTTGCTTTCTTGGATTTCTTCTCCGAGGGACCAATGCCATCTTCTGTGGTCGAGAAGGGGCAACACGCCAGCcccagaaacagcagcagccaaaGAGCCCTCATTCTTCTCCTCCCAGCACTTCTCGGGCatcaagaaagaagggaagagggagcaggTTGCCCAGCTGGGTCactgtttgcaaaaaaaaacccttgcctTATCATGGAGCCACGTGGCCCAATTCCCACACGGTTCTCTATCAAGACCAGCACTCGCTGCAAACAGAGCTGACCTCTGTTTGCAGAGCCTCTACAAGCTGCAACGGTCGGCTTCCTCTTTTGATTTGAAAGGGAAGTCAGGAGCCTATATCTCATTATGCAGTTGACATTaggggttgcccaaaccccgttAAGTACCggtaagtcatttctgcccaatgttgctgtatacacaacagggaccaaaagtgtacacctgtggagccaggcaaaaatgggttaagagccCACATCTAGCATAAAGTCCCCCTGGCAGTGGTTAGAATCCAATACCAGAATTGGAGGggtaccttggaggtcatctagtccagtgtttctcaacatttgtcctccattgcaccacttcacatggcccatctatttgaagtaccactaactggtgatgacgtcatcaccagttacttctgggttgggaggccaaatgcgaCAACCACCAAGCAGCGAGTCGCCACAGTTGCACATCCATGGTCAGGCAAGGGGGTGcgcaggaggtgggggtgggttaaatggggcagggagggcaaggATCAAggcggagggagggggcagatcaaggctggaagGTGGCGGTATCAAAGGCAGaggcaccactgatatcctaccACCCTTTCtgatctgttaccctgcacatgcctgatcttgtctgatctcggaagctaagcagggtcaggcctggttagtacttggatgggagaccgcctgggaataccaggtgctgtaggcttataccatagtctttccatgcccgatctcgtttgatctcggaagctaagcagggacaggcctggttagtacttggatgggagaccgcctgggaataccgggtgctgtaggcttataccagagtcttttgagactgaaggttgccaaccatctccctatactgaacactatctccctatcttgtctgatcctggaagctaagcagggtcaggcctggttagtacttggatgggagaccgcctgggtataGTGgttgctataggcttataccatagtctttcgagactgaaggttgccaaccatttttttctggTCTTAATCTGCCTTTCTGGGTCCACGTtagacttgcagcagcaaaatagctggcgcaggtccgagtagacccagtCAAGTAGCAAAGTTTGACCCCCAAATGTTCCgtcccctggaaaaaaaaaaaaacttctaggactgcctccctgcaggttgcagcacacgcTCTGGTGGCGCATCTACAccaatgtggggagggggtttcgttaggactgggctgtttgttgccctctttgaacctgctccagtttgtccACGTCCTTCAAATGTGATGCCCAAAACTGGATGCTGTATTGAAAGTGGGATCTGAGCTGTGCAAGACAGAGAGGGACGGTTGCTTCTCATGGTTTGGACTCCAAGCCTCTGTTGATGCAACCCAGCACCGCatgaattttatttcattttgaatttttgcCACTGCATCTCACTGCTGGCCCACGTTTGCCTTGTGACCTGCTAAGATCAAAAAGAGAGTGTCACCAAAATGGTGACATCTCATTTCTCTAGGAAGTGCGCAAGTGCGAGTCCATGCGCCGAAAATCAGCCATGCGCCTCCACACTTTGGGTGTTGTCAATGACATGCCACCTTTGGAAACAGCAGTGAACACCTTTCTTCCCTGTTATCGTTAAGCACACAGAAGGCCTCCTATAATGGGACTGCCAGCTGCCTGATGGGCAAGATATGTTCCTCTACAAACAATCTCACCAAAGCAACAGGGGTAGTTTTATGAGAGCTCCtgacaaaaattaa from Tiliqua scincoides isolate rTilSci1 chromosome 13, rTilSci1.hap2, whole genome shotgun sequence encodes the following:
- the PDILT gene encoding protein disulfide-isomerase-like protein of the testis; the protein is MRALWLLLFLGLACCPFSTTEDGIGPSEKKSKKAKPKIKEEDNVLVLNKGNFDRALNETKYLLVEFYISLSGPSQTLAVEFAKAAEQLKKEAVDIRLGKVDVTEQKDLKKEFDIQEYPTLKFFVDGKRKNPIDCKGVREASGFITWVRRQIGPSTVLLNSTEQAKAFLDPEDLAVIGFFKSLQGEAVEVFSDSARDVPELPFGLTASGEVFAHFGVREDVVVVFQKGKSVHNEVPTDGKLNKLELTRLIKTFTMDLVTEYNLETSVKIFDVPVEHHMVLFIPKSSGTFNKTYENYLSAAPEFRGKIMFILVDTDETRNGRVIEYFRVREVEVPAVQILNLTSDARYKLPAEEVTTENLRRFCQSYLEGTAKRYFSSEEIPEGWDKKPVKVLVGKNFDRVAFNDRNHVFVMFYAPWCHECQKLLPIWEELGEMYEDRKNMVIAKIDVAANEVLLTNLEHYPFFRYFPAGSETEVVPYRGERTLDAFDQYLEEQIQARKKDSPKAEKETVLNEEAKATPKEEL